From a region of the Argiope bruennichi chromosome 8, qqArgBrue1.1, whole genome shotgun sequence genome:
- the LOC129980940 gene encoding proteasome assembly chaperone 4-like: MEDSTIKVHTFEENLLGCPVAFHVMKMKESLFIWIGDQGNFDSLAVAMSTPYNSAPISSSLMGPTADESSCSLASRLSKKIGKQVFASYNISQSDSNLMLYVTQRLIQEMTDKPEYF; encoded by the exons atggAGG ACTCAACAATTAAAGTTCacacatttgaagaaaatttacttGGCTGTCCAGTAGCATTTCATGTAATGAAGATGAAAGAGAGCTTATTCATTTGGATTGGAGACCAAGGGAATTTTGACAGTCTTGCTGTTGCTATGTCAACACCTTATAACAGTGCACCAATTTCATCTTCATTAATGGGACCCACAGCAGATGAGAGCAGTTGCTCTCTAGCCTCGAGATTAAGCAAGAAAATAGGAAAGCAGGTTTTTGCTAGCTACAACATATCTCAAAGTGATAGCAACTTAATGCTGTATGTGACACAAAGACTTATACAAGAAATGACTGACAAACCTGAATATTTTTAG